The Microcoleus sp. bin38.metabat.b11b12b14.051 genome includes a region encoding these proteins:
- a CDS encoding RAMP superfamily CRISPR-associated protein, translating into MTNNSLPKPRRSTPPPPSSQVSNNYAGEMLGPKPYELISFPKERPPKKAPAGHHKYLGDRLHGTLFITLKVQTTLHVSTGVVVMGSDISSRVPLIKTMVQNIDQKLSIQGSSLKGCIRSAYEAITNSTLAVITGRYKDKIPVDRLPCKNKQEVCPASQVFGALDWQGLIEFSDAKCENTGFATGFMPSLYRPRPDQRGAYFDARGNVAGRKFYYHTIRAIDKGQNQGITVQQAAKEYTFKTQIQFKNLTSAELGTLLIVLGQDPKYAIALKVGGGKPIGMGTMTVEVTAATVLQNKGDLRDRYSSYNPPESESITGTNLQQFMQKNIQAAHSSLVQATQLQQLAEVLKYPTDREPEEMY; encoded by the coding sequence ATGACTAATAATTCCCTACCAAAACCCCGACGTTCTACACCCCCGCCTCCAAGCAGCCAGGTTTCTAATAATTATGCGGGTGAAATGCTAGGGCCTAAGCCTTATGAATTAATTAGTTTTCCCAAAGAACGACCGCCCAAAAAAGCTCCTGCTGGACATCACAAATATTTGGGCGATCGCCTGCACGGAACTTTGTTTATAACTTTGAAAGTTCAGACTACCTTACACGTGTCAACAGGTGTGGTTGTTATGGGTAGCGACATCAGCAGTCGTGTGCCTTTAATCAAAACAATGGTTCAAAATATTGACCAAAAACTATCAATTCAAGGCAGTTCTCTCAAAGGCTGCATTCGGTCAGCTTATGAAGCCATTACTAATAGCACTTTAGCAGTAATTACAGGAAGATATAAAGATAAAATTCCGGTCGATCGCCTGCCTTGTAAAAATAAACAAGAAGTCTGTCCAGCAAGTCAAGTATTTGGGGCTTTGGACTGGCAAGGGTTGATAGAGTTTAGCGATGCCAAGTGCGAAAATACAGGCTTTGCGACGGGATTTATGCCATCTTTATATCGTCCCCGTCCCGATCAAAGAGGAGCATATTTTGACGCCAGAGGGAATGTAGCAGGGCGCAAGTTTTATTATCACACGATTCGGGCGATCGACAAAGGTCAAAATCAAGGAATTACCGTTCAGCAAGCGGCTAAAGAGTATACTTTCAAAACCCAGATCCAATTCAAAAACTTAACATCAGCAGAGTTGGGAACGCTTTTGATTGTGTTGGGGCAAGATCCAAAATATGCGATCGCCCTGAAGGTTGGTGGCGGGAAGCCGATCGGCATGGGAACAATGACTGTGGAAGTCACAGCAGCAACGGTTTTGCAGAATAAGGGAGATTTGCGCGATCGCTATTCTTCGTACAATCCTCCTGAATCTGAGAGCATAACTGGTACGAATTTGCAACAGTTTATGCAGAAAAATATTCAAGCTGCTCATTCTAGTTTAGTGCAAGCAACTCAATTGCAACAACTCGCTGAAGTGTTAAAATATCCGACCGATCGCGAACCAGAAGAAATGTATTAA
- a CDS encoding glycosyltransferase has translation MNIAYLVNQYPKVSHSFVRRELLAVETYGIKVGRYSIRSCESELVDGADKQEQELTKVILGAGVQGLALGLLRTAATRPIRFLEALRLMFKVGLHSERGILLHLAYFAEACILLNWFAESGTTHVHAHFGTNSTTVAMLCRVLGGPTYSFTVHGPEEFDKATLLSLDEKIKRSTFVAAVSSFGKSQLFRWCDRAYWSKINVIHCGVDAAFLTAPYVPIPAAPRLACIGRLSEQKGHLLLLEAASKLAVEGLQFKLVFVGDGPLRAEIEQQIAQLGLQNYIEITGWASGDRVQQEILASRAMVLPSFAEGLPVVIMEALALNRPVISTYVAGIPELVEPGVCGWLVPPGSVEALAVAMRAALEAPLERLEEMGKIGAERVAQQHNVDIEAKKLVALFQGSIEQSS, from the coding sequence ATGAACATCGCCTATCTAGTCAACCAATACCCCAAAGTCAGCCACAGCTTCGTTCGTAGAGAACTCCTCGCTGTCGAAACCTACGGTATCAAAGTCGGGCGTTACTCGATCAGATCCTGCGAATCCGAACTCGTAGACGGCGCAGACAAACAAGAACAAGAACTCACCAAAGTCATCCTAGGGGCTGGCGTACAGGGCTTAGCGTTGGGTTTGCTTCGCACTGCCGCAACTAGACCAATTCGATTCCTCGAAGCTTTGCGGTTAATGTTCAAAGTGGGCTTACACTCAGAACGGGGGATTTTGCTGCATCTGGCTTATTTCGCAGAAGCTTGCATTCTTTTAAATTGGTTTGCAGAATCGGGTACCACACACGTTCACGCTCACTTCGGCACAAATTCTACAACTGTTGCAATGTTGTGTCGCGTCCTTGGTGGCCCGACTTACAGCTTCACCGTTCACGGCCCCGAAGAATTTGATAAAGCTACACTTCTTTCCTTAGATGAAAAAATTAAACGATCGACCTTTGTAGCAGCAGTCAGTTCCTTCGGCAAAAGTCAGCTCTTTCGGTGGTGCGATCGCGCTTATTGGTCAAAAATCAACGTCATACACTGCGGCGTCGATGCTGCATTTTTAACCGCACCCTACGTCCCCATACCCGCAGCACCCCGCCTAGCCTGCATTGGGAGACTCAGCGAACAAAAAGGTCATTTGCTACTGCTAGAAGCCGCCAGCAAGCTAGCAGTTGAAGGGTTGCAGTTTAAATTGGTATTTGTCGGAGACGGGCCGCTGCGAGCTGAGATTGAACAGCAAATTGCACAACTCGGTCTACAAAACTATATAGAAATTACCGGTTGGGCTAGTGGCGATCGAGTTCAGCAAGAAATTTTAGCTTCCCGTGCAATGGTATTGCCCAGTTTTGCCGAAGGTTTGCCCGTCGTAATTATGGAAGCTCTCGCTCTCAATCGGCCCGTAATTAGCACCTATGTTGCTGGCATCCCGGAGCTCGTAGAACCGGGTGTTTGCGGTTGGTTGGTTCCTCCCGGTTCCGTAGAAGCATTAGCTGTTGCCATGCGAGCGGCATTGGAAGCACCTTTGGAAAGACTAGAAGAAATGGGGAAAATAGGAGCCGAACGGGTTGCTCAACAACATAATGTTGATATAGAGGCAAAGAAATTAGTGGCTCTGTTTCAAGGATCTATTGAACAATCATCATAA
- a CDS encoding MoxR family ATPase, producing MREHIERLKQNLGKTIVGKADAIRLVMVAVLSGGHALLEDVPGVGKTLLAKSLARSIDGKFQRIQCTPDLLPTDITGTNIWNPSSGKFEFLPGPVFANVLLADEINRATPRTQSALLEVMEEKQVTVDGVSRTVPAPFFVIATQNPIEYQGTFPLPEAQMDRFTLSLTLGYPAALEELQMLERLSDTFAVEDLQPCISLEEVQELRRLCAAVQVEGSLKQYIVDLVRSTREDEEITLGVSPRGAVALHRASQALAFISGRDFATPDDVKELAPHVLSHRLIPAGGRKAKTIVDKLLKSVAIP from the coding sequence ATGAGAGAACATATTGAGCGGCTCAAACAAAATCTAGGCAAAACGATTGTCGGCAAAGCAGACGCTATTCGCTTAGTGATGGTAGCCGTCCTTTCGGGGGGACACGCGCTGCTAGAAGACGTGCCAGGTGTAGGAAAAACGCTGTTAGCGAAGTCTTTGGCGCGATCGATCGATGGGAAGTTTCAGCGGATTCAGTGTACTCCCGATTTGTTACCAACGGATATCACCGGTACTAATATTTGGAATCCTAGCAGCGGGAAATTTGAGTTTTTGCCAGGCCCAGTTTTTGCGAATGTTTTGCTGGCTGATGAAATCAATCGGGCGACGCCGCGAACTCAGTCGGCTTTGCTGGAAGTGATGGAAGAAAAGCAGGTGACGGTGGATGGGGTTTCTCGGACTGTTCCAGCGCCGTTTTTTGTGATTGCGACTCAAAACCCGATCGAATATCAAGGCACTTTTCCGCTACCAGAAGCGCAGATGGATCGGTTTACCTTGTCTTTGACGTTGGGCTATCCGGCTGCGCTGGAAGAGTTGCAAATGTTGGAACGGTTGTCTGATACTTTTGCTGTTGAGGATTTGCAGCCTTGTATTTCTTTGGAAGAGGTGCAGGAATTGCGCCGTTTGTGCGCTGCTGTGCAGGTGGAAGGTTCTTTGAAGCAGTATATTGTGGATTTGGTGCGATCGACCCGCGAGGATGAAGAGATTACTCTGGGGGTGAGTCCACGTGGTGCGGTGGCTTTGCACCGGGCATCTCAGGCTTTGGCGTTTATTTCGGGGCGGGATTTTGCTACCCCGGATGATGTGAAGGAATTAGCGCCGCACGTACTTTCTCACCGGTTGATTCCGGCGGGGGGAAGGAAGGCGAAGACGATTGTTGATAAGTTGTTGAAATCTGTTGCAATTCCTTGA
- a CDS encoding bifunctional riboflavin kinase/FAD synthetase: MWITSSSTAALTPTSVALGNFDGLHLGHRQVVQPILNRSPGSSSATVSETDQSWHSQAGTDENWESEHPATWENDSAALLERADNRLNFDSSIAHPRAEGNSLSGQNTAAGDRLYGTVVTFNPHPQEFFTGQPKKLLTPLAEKVELLAAMGVEQLVLLPFDRELAALTAAEFVEEILVRQLQASRISVGVDFRFGQGRAGTAVDLQSIASGYGIDVALIPLQNCAEGDRISSSAIREGLASGDLTKANKLLGRPYSLVGTVVGGQRLGRTIGFPTANIELPPEKFLPCFGVYAVRVSVKDGTGIIEDESSAYKWKNPKSLIRDRSPNISFINGVMNVGRRPTVNGLQMTVEVHLLDWSGDLYGQTLSASLIEFLRPEQKFDSIDALKTQIQADCDVARKVLATND; the protein is encoded by the coding sequence CTTCTACCGCTGCTCTGACTCCAACTTCCGTTGCCTTGGGAAACTTTGATGGTTTGCACCTAGGGCACCGACAAGTTGTGCAGCCAATTTTAAATCGATCGCCAGGGTCAAGTTCTGCGACGGTTTCGGAGACGGATCAAAGCTGGCACTCACAGGCTGGCACAGATGAAAATTGGGAAAGCGAACATCCGGCGACATGGGAAAACGACTCAGCAGCACTGCTTGAGAGAGCCGACAACCGCCTGAATTTTGATAGTTCGATAGCGCACCCCCGGGCCGAGGGCAACAGCCTCTCTGGTCAAAATACTGCTGCGGGCGATCGGCTTTACGGTACTGTGGTGACATTCAATCCCCACCCGCAAGAATTTTTTACAGGTCAACCGAAAAAACTGCTGACACCTCTGGCCGAAAAGGTAGAATTGCTCGCAGCAATGGGTGTCGAGCAACTTGTGCTGCTACCGTTCGATCGAGAATTGGCCGCTTTGACTGCTGCTGAGTTTGTCGAGGAAATTCTGGTGCGGCAACTGCAAGCGAGTCGAATTAGCGTGGGCGTTGATTTTAGGTTCGGACAGGGACGGGCTGGAACGGCTGTAGATTTGCAGTCGATCGCCTCAGGTTACGGTATTGATGTTGCCCTGATACCCCTGCAAAATTGCGCTGAGGGCGATCGAATCAGCAGTTCCGCCATCCGCGAAGGTTTAGCATCCGGCGACCTCACAAAAGCGAATAAATTGCTGGGGCGACCTTACAGTTTAGTGGGGACTGTGGTGGGCGGACAGCGGCTGGGTAGGACGATCGGATTTCCAACTGCTAATATCGAACTGCCGCCGGAAAAATTTTTGCCATGTTTTGGCGTGTACGCGGTGCGAGTTTCGGTAAAGGATGGAACCGGAATCATCGAAGATGAAAGTTCCGCCTATAAGTGGAAAAATCCCAAATCTCTAATTCGCGATCGATCGCCAAATATATCGTTTATAAATGGAGTGATGAATGTTGGTCGCCGCCCGACGGTAAACGGCCTGCAAATGACTGTAGAAGTTCACCTGTTAGATTGGTCTGGGGATTTGTACGGTCAAACCTTGAGCGCAAGTTTGATAGAATTTTTGCGACCCGAACAAAAATTCGATTCTATAGATGCTCTAAAAACTCAAATTCAGGCAGATTGTGATGTTGCTAGAAAGGTGTTAGCTACTAATGATTAA